In one window of Tumebacillus algifaecis DNA:
- the pdxT gene encoding pyridoxal 5'-phosphate synthase glutaminase subunit PdxT, with translation MKIGVLALQGAVAEHIKSLQQAGADEVVAVKWPKDLEGLDGLVLPGGESTTIGKLMNKYELMEPIREMAKRGVPMFGTCAGLILLAGRINGQDWSHLGVFDTLVDRNSFGRQVDSFEADLQVRGLEGDQPYPAVFIRAPHIMEVGANVDVLCTYQDRIVTARQGNLLGASFHPELTDDVRLHKYFLGMVQEAKATV, from the coding sequence ATGAAAATCGGCGTATTGGCGTTGCAAGGTGCCGTCGCAGAGCACATCAAGAGCTTGCAGCAGGCAGGTGCTGACGAAGTGGTGGCAGTCAAATGGCCAAAGGACCTGGAAGGTCTGGACGGGCTGGTGCTGCCAGGCGGTGAAAGCACCACCATCGGCAAGCTGATGAACAAATATGAGTTGATGGAGCCGATTCGGGAGATGGCGAAGCGCGGTGTGCCGATGTTTGGCACCTGTGCGGGCCTGATCCTGCTCGCGGGTCGCATCAACGGTCAAGACTGGTCGCACCTCGGCGTGTTCGATACGCTCGTGGACCGCAACTCGTTTGGCCGTCAAGTCGATTCGTTCGAAGCGGACCTCCAGGTGCGGGGACTTGAAGGGGATCAGCCCTATCCGGCGGTCTTCATCCGTGCCCCGCACATCATGGAAGTCGGTGCCAACGTTGACGTGCTGTGCACCTATCAAGACCGCATCGTCACCGCTCGTCAAGGCAACTTGCTCGGCGCGTCGTTCCACCCGGAACTGACCGACGATGTTCGTTTGCACAAGTATTTCCTCGGCATGGTGCAAGAGGCGAAAGCAACCGTATAG
- the pdxS gene encoding pyridoxal 5'-phosphate synthase lyase subunit PdxS: MIETGTTRVKRGMAEMQKGGVIMDVVNAEQAKIAEEAGAVAVMALERVPADIRAAGGVARMADPTIMEDVMKAVSIPVMAKARIGHFVEAKILEAMGVDYIDESEVLTPADDRFHINKRDFTVPFVCGCRDLGEALRRIAEGASMLRTKGEPGTGNIVEAVKHMRMVQAQIRKVAAMADDEIVAEAKNIGAPVELLLQIKQDGKLPVVNFAAGGVATPADAALMMHLGADGVFVGSGIFKSDNPAKFAKAIVEATTHYTDYKLLAELSKDLGVAMKGIELSTLRDNERMAERGW; the protein is encoded by the coding sequence ATGATCGAAACCGGTACCACTCGCGTAAAACGCGGTATGGCAGAAATGCAAAAAGGCGGCGTCATCATGGACGTTGTCAACGCAGAGCAAGCAAAGATCGCAGAAGAAGCGGGCGCAGTAGCAGTCATGGCGCTCGAGCGCGTTCCGGCTGACATCCGTGCAGCAGGCGGCGTGGCTCGTATGGCAGACCCGACCATCATGGAAGACGTCATGAAAGCAGTCTCCATTCCGGTTATGGCAAAAGCTCGGATTGGCCATTTTGTCGAAGCGAAAATCCTGGAAGCGATGGGTGTTGACTACATCGACGAATCGGAAGTTCTGACCCCGGCTGACGATAGATTCCACATCAACAAACGCGACTTCACCGTTCCGTTTGTCTGCGGCTGCCGTGACCTTGGCGAAGCGCTTCGCCGCATCGCAGAAGGTGCATCCATGCTCCGCACCAAGGGTGAGCCTGGCACAGGCAACATCGTCGAAGCTGTGAAGCACATGCGTATGGTACAAGCTCAAATCCGCAAAGTAGCAGCGATGGCTGACGATGAGATCGTAGCTGAAGCGAAAAACATCGGTGCTCCGGTCGAACTGCTCCTGCAAATCAAACAAGACGGTAAACTGCCGGTTGTAAACTTTGCAGCAGGCGGCGTCGCAACTCCGGCAGACGCAGCGCTGATGATGCACCTGGGCGCTGACGGCGTATTCGTTGGCTCCGGCATCTTCAAGTCGGATAACCCGGCGAAATTTGCAAAAGCGATCGTGGAAGCGACCACGCACTACACCGACTACAAACTGCTCGCAGAACTGTCCAAAGACCTCGGCGTCGCGATGAAGGGCATCGAACTGTCCACCCTGCGCGATAACGAGCGCATGGCAGAGCGCGGCTGGTAA
- a CDS encoding DUF2621 domain-containing protein, producing the protein MSSVPSWYLITSLILFIILIPGGFFMFRAFLRRMAPEKPDQNQG; encoded by the coding sequence ATGAGTAGCGTTCCGTCTTGGTACTTGATCACATCGCTGATCTTGTTCATCATCCTGATTCCAGGGGGCTTCTTTATGTTCCGCGCATTTCTGCGCCGCATGGCTCCTGAGAAGCCGGATCAAAACCAGGGATAA
- a CDS encoding D-alanyl-D-alanine carboxypeptidase family protein: MNKTGFWKKSASGALIAAMLLASSLPAAQPVVPLAFVSVAHAEGEVKPAAKLEIQSPVGLLMDAKTGQILWEKDMHAKRYPASVTKIMTMMLAYEAVANGEKQLTDIVPITENAYLVEGSSVWLDPNEKFTLQEMLEFIAIQSGNDACVATAEFVAGSEEAFVARMNKKAQELGMKDTHFADTNGLHHPDHYTSAHDIAIMARELVLKYPQVLEVTKMQTKMIRDGKFKLENTNHVLGQYDGLDGLKTGFTDEAGYCLVGTAERNGFRMISIELGAPDDAVRVSDTMKILDHGFNNYKSEPVIKKGESVAELAPITSGKEKEIGAVAASDLNVAVLKEGGEFETKVVYNEVTAPVDKDAVLGQLQVVQNEKVIASVDLLAVQDVEKGSWIRLMFRGIGNFFGGLFGAIGDFFKGLF, translated from the coding sequence ATGAACAAGACGGGTTTTTGGAAAAAAAGTGCCTCGGGTGCCCTGATTGCAGCAATGCTTTTGGCATCCTCACTTCCGGCCGCCCAGCCGGTCGTACCGCTTGCCTTTGTGTCGGTTGCTCACGCCGAAGGAGAGGTCAAACCGGCAGCCAAACTTGAAATCCAATCTCCAGTCGGACTTCTGATGGACGCCAAAACCGGGCAGATCCTTTGGGAGAAAGACATGCATGCCAAGCGTTACCCGGCATCGGTTACCAAAATCATGACGATGATGTTGGCCTACGAAGCGGTCGCCAATGGTGAAAAACAGCTGACTGACATCGTGCCGATCACCGAGAATGCCTACCTCGTCGAAGGTTCCAGCGTCTGGCTTGATCCGAACGAGAAATTTACGCTGCAAGAAATGCTGGAGTTTATCGCGATTCAATCGGGCAACGATGCTTGTGTCGCTACGGCAGAGTTTGTCGCCGGCAGCGAAGAGGCATTTGTGGCGCGCATGAACAAAAAGGCGCAGGAGCTCGGCATGAAAGATACCCATTTTGCTGATACCAACGGTTTGCACCACCCGGATCACTACACGTCGGCACATGACATCGCGATCATGGCGCGCGAACTGGTGCTAAAGTACCCGCAAGTGCTGGAAGTGACCAAGATGCAGACCAAAATGATCCGCGACGGCAAGTTTAAGTTGGAGAACACCAACCACGTGCTCGGCCAATATGACGGTTTGGACGGGCTGAAGACCGGTTTTACAGACGAAGCGGGCTACTGCTTGGTCGGCACGGCTGAGCGCAACGGGTTTCGTATGATCTCCATCGAGCTCGGTGCGCCTGACGATGCGGTCCGCGTGTCCGATACGATGAAAATTCTTGACCACGGCTTCAACAACTACAAGTCGGAGCCGGTGATCAAGAAAGGGGAGAGCGTTGCGGAATTGGCGCCGATCACCTCCGGGAAGGAAAAAGAGATCGGGGCTGTGGCAGCGAGCGACCTGAATGTGGCCGTCCTAAAAGAAGGTGGCGAGTTTGAAACGAAAGTCGTGTACAATGAAGTCACCGCACCTGTAGATAAAGATGCGGTTTTGGGACAGTTGCAAGTGGTGCAAAATGAGAAGGTGATCGCATCGGTTGACCTGCTCGCAGTGCAAGATGTAGAAAAAGGTTCGTGGATTCGACTGATGTTCCGGGGGATCGGCAATTTCTTTGGCGGCCTGTTCGGAGCGATTGGTGATTTCTTTAAAGGTTTATTTTAA
- the guaB gene encoding IMP dehydrogenase, whose amino-acid sequence MWEDKFGKEGLTFDDVLLIPAKSEVLPRDVSVASRITQKVRVNTPIVSAGMDTVTESKMAIAMAREGGIGIIHKNMPIEKQAEEVDRVKRSESGVITNPIFLSPDHHVYHAEEMMAKYRISGVPVTDGDGRLVGIITNRDLRFETNFNRKISEVMTSENLVTAPVGTTLQEAQGLLQKHKVEKLPLVDEHNHLKGLITIKDIEKAIKFPNAAKDEKGRLVVGAAVGVTKDTFDRVEALVKSGVDLIVVDTAHGHSLGVINTVREIRAKYPDLQIVAGNVATGEATRDLIEAGASAVKVGIGPGSICTTRVVAGIGVPQITAIYDCASVAREYNIPIIADGGIKYSGDIVKALAAGADIVMVGSLLAGTEESPGEMEIHQGRYFKVYRGMGSMGAMKEGSGDRYFQEDAKKLVPEGIEGRVPYRGALADIIYQMVGGIRAGMGYCGVATVEELRNNTRFIRITGAGLKESHPHDVQITKEAPNYSLS is encoded by the coding sequence ATGTGGGAAGACAAATTTGGCAAAGAAGGCCTAACGTTTGACGATGTACTGCTGATTCCTGCAAAGTCGGAAGTGCTGCCGCGCGATGTGTCTGTGGCAAGCCGTATCACGCAAAAGGTCAGAGTGAACACGCCGATCGTTTCGGCCGGCATGGACACCGTAACCGAGTCGAAAATGGCGATTGCGATGGCTCGCGAAGGTGGCATTGGCATCATCCACAAGAACATGCCGATTGAAAAACAAGCCGAAGAAGTCGACCGCGTCAAACGCTCCGAATCGGGCGTCATCACCAACCCGATCTTCCTCTCTCCAGATCACCACGTCTATCACGCAGAAGAGATGATGGCGAAATACCGCATCTCCGGCGTCCCGGTCACCGATGGCGATGGCCGATTGGTTGGTATTATCACCAACCGTGACCTGCGTTTTGAGACCAATTTTAACCGCAAGATCTCCGAGGTGATGACGAGTGAAAACCTAGTCACCGCCCCGGTTGGCACCACGCTACAAGAAGCGCAAGGTCTCTTGCAAAAGCACAAAGTGGAAAAACTCCCGCTTGTTGACGAGCACAACCATCTCAAGGGCTTGATCACGATCAAAGATATCGAAAAAGCGATCAAGTTCCCGAACGCTGCCAAAGATGAAAAAGGCCGCTTGGTCGTCGGTGCAGCTGTCGGCGTGACCAAAGACACGTTTGATCGCGTCGAAGCACTCGTCAAGTCGGGTGTTGACCTGATCGTGGTTGACACCGCACACGGCCACTCCCTTGGCGTGATCAATACCGTACGTGAAATCCGCGCCAAATACCCGGATCTGCAGATCGTGGCGGGCAACGTCGCAACGGGTGAAGCGACTCGCGACCTGATCGAGGCGGGCGCATCGGCTGTCAAAGTCGGCATCGGACCAGGCTCCATCTGCACGACCCGCGTCGTCGCTGGGATCGGCGTGCCGCAGATCACTGCGATCTATGATTGCGCATCGGTAGCGCGTGAATACAACATCCCGATCATCGCCGACGGCGGGATCAAATACTCGGGTGATATCGTCAAAGCGCTGGCAGCAGGCGCAGATATCGTCATGGTCGGCTCCCTTCTCGCCGGCACGGAAGAATCACCGGGCGAGATGGAAATCCACCAAGGCCGCTATTTCAAAGTCTATCGCGGCATGGGCTCGATGGGAGCGATGAAAGAAGGCTCCGGCGACCGCTACTTCCAAGAAGACGCGAAAAAACTCGTGCCAGAAGGCATTGAAGGGCGTGTGCCGTACCGTGGCGCACTGGCCGACATCATCTATCAAATGGTCGGCGGTATCCGCGCAGGTATGGGCTACTGCGGCGTTGCGACCGTTGAGGAATTGAGGAACAACACCCGCTTTATCCGCATTACCGGGGCTGGTCTCAAAGAAAGCCACCCGCACGATGTGCAAATTACGAAAGAAGCTCCCAACTATAGTCTTTCCTAA